From the Nocardiopsis changdeensis genome, one window contains:
- a CDS encoding DNA repair helicase XPB has protein sequence MSCLIVQSDKTLLLEVDHESADECRRTIAPFAELERAPEHVHTYRITPLALWNARAAGHDAEQVVDALIRFSKFPVPHSLLVDIAETMDRYGRLRLEGDPVHGLVLRSSDRPVLEEVVRSKRLRGMLGERLGDDSVAVHPSERGNLKQALLKIGWPAEDAAGYVDGEAHRIDLVQDGWELRDYQRAAAEGFHAGGSGVVVLPCGAGKTVVGAAAMAMTGATTLILVTNTVSVHQWKAELLRRTTLTEDEIGEYSGTRKEIRPVTIATYQVMAAKRKGVYTHLELFDARDWGLVVYDEVHLLPAPIFRMTADLQARRRLGLTATLVREDGREGDVFSLIGPKRYDAPWKDMENQGWIAPADCVEVRVDLSESERLAYATAEPEDRYRFCASSEAKTAVVRELVERHADGQVLVIGSYIDQLDELGEALGAPVIKGETRTAERERLFAAFRSGELRTLVVSKVANFSIDLPEAGVAIQVSGSFGSRQEEAQRLGRVLRPKSDGRSARFYAVIARDTLDQDYAAHRQRFLAEQGYAYRITDAADILAGGEV, from the coding sequence GTGTCCTGCCTGATCGTCCAGTCCGACAAGACCCTCCTGCTCGAGGTCGACCACGAGTCCGCGGACGAGTGCCGCCGCACCATCGCCCCCTTCGCGGAGCTGGAGCGCGCCCCCGAGCACGTGCACACCTACCGGATCACCCCGCTGGCGCTGTGGAACGCGCGCGCCGCGGGGCACGACGCCGAGCAGGTCGTGGACGCCCTGATCCGCTTCTCGAAGTTCCCCGTGCCGCACTCGCTGCTGGTGGACATCGCCGAGACCATGGACCGCTACGGACGGCTGCGGCTGGAGGGCGACCCGGTGCACGGGCTCGTCCTGCGCTCCTCCGACCGGCCGGTGCTGGAGGAGGTGGTCCGCTCCAAGCGGCTCAGGGGCATGCTGGGCGAGCGGCTCGGCGACGACTCCGTGGCGGTGCACCCCAGCGAGCGCGGCAACCTCAAGCAGGCGCTGCTCAAGATCGGCTGGCCCGCCGAGGACGCGGCCGGGTACGTCGACGGCGAGGCGCACAGGATCGACCTGGTCCAGGACGGCTGGGAGCTGCGCGACTACCAGCGCGCCGCCGCCGAGGGCTTCCACGCGGGCGGTTCGGGCGTGGTGGTCCTGCCCTGCGGGGCGGGCAAGACCGTGGTGGGCGCCGCCGCGATGGCGATGACCGGCGCGACCACGCTCATCCTGGTCACCAACACCGTGTCGGTGCACCAGTGGAAGGCCGAGCTGCTGCGGCGGACCACGCTCACCGAGGACGAGATCGGCGAGTACTCGGGCACCCGCAAGGAGATCCGGCCGGTCACCATCGCGACCTACCAGGTCATGGCGGCCAAGCGGAAGGGCGTGTACACGCACCTGGAGCTGTTCGACGCCCGCGACTGGGGCCTGGTGGTCTACGACGAGGTGCACCTGCTGCCCGCGCCGATCTTCCGGATGACCGCGGACCTCCAGGCCCGGCGGCGGCTGGGGCTGACCGCGACGCTGGTGCGCGAGGACGGCCGCGAGGGCGACGTGTTCTCCCTCATCGGGCCCAAGCGGTACGACGCCCCGTGGAAGGACATGGAGAACCAGGGCTGGATCGCCCCGGCGGACTGCGTCGAGGTGCGGGTGGACCTGTCGGAGTCCGAGCGGTTGGCGTACGCGACGGCCGAGCCGGAGGACCGCTACCGGTTCTGCGCGTCCTCCGAGGCCAAGACGGCGGTGGTGCGGGAGCTGGTGGAGCGGCACGCCGACGGGCAGGTGCTCGTGATCGGCTCCTACATCGACCAGCTGGACGAACTGGGCGAGGCGCTGGGCGCCCCGGTGATCAAGGGCGAGACCCGCACCGCGGAGCGGGAGCGGCTGTTCGCCGCGTTCCGGTCCGGGGAGCTGCGGACCCTGGTGGTATCCAAGGTCGCCAACTTCTCGATCGACCTGCCCGAGGCCGGTGTGGCGATCCAGGTGTCGGGGTCGTTCGGGTCCCGACAGGAGGAGGCGCAGCGGCTGGGCCGGGTGCTGCGGCCCAAGTCCGACGGCCGGTCGGCGCGGTTCTACGCGGTGATCGCGCGCGACACCCTGGACCAGGACTACGCCGCGCACCGGCAGCGGTTCCTGGCCGAGCAGGGGTACGCCTACCGGATCACCGACGCCGCCGACATCCTGGCCGGCGGCGAGGTCTGA